The window CAAATACAATTCGGTGCAAATAACGCCATACACCTCATAAGTATTGTAAAAGACCTGGGACTTATTTAAAATTTTGGAGCGATTACGGGAAACCGTAAAACTGTACCAAAATAGATATTTACTTTTGCCACTGAATGGGTGCTACTGCTCATTTGTCAGGGAGATAAAAGCGTGTACCTTCATAGGTATGCGCTTTTTGATTTGTATGCGGTTGATAGTTTTTATAATTACTGCCCAACACTCGCCATACGCCTCATCGTGTCAAAGAGCGCTATTTTAAATGCATCATCTTTTGCATATAATCTATAAAGATCTAGTTCTTGTTTACGTTGCTTAGACATCACATCGTTCATGATTTTTTCAAAAGCGATACTTTTATTTTGCTCGTCAGAATTATTTAAATATTTAGATTCAAAGTCTGGATGCGCCTTTATGGATTTTGTTAAACTAATAAACTTCACTCGTTGATCTTCTGGTGTGACTTCCCAACTTTGAAACCAGCGTTCATTAAAGCTTTGGATAATTAAATCTAGTGGATCCTTATCCTCGTCTGATCCATGAGCTCCTCTAGGATTTGGATTTTGAGGATCTAAGGTGCTGTCTGAATCCTCTAAACCAATTTTCTCATTTAATCTTACGCGCTCTAAACCGTAAGTAGACAAATCAACCGATTCTAATAGCTCGTCTAAACCATCAACATCTCCTGGTTTTACAGGCAATTTAGGTATCAAGAATTTTAGAAACCAATATAATTTTTCCCACACAACTATTTCAAAAGGCATGATAGATGCCATTTGTCCATAGATTTTCACAAACTGCTTGGCTTTAATCTTAAAATCAGCTTTATCATCATCTTCTAATTCTAATTCATGAATAAAGCGTTCGGCTGCACGTTCAATAATCGGACTCAACACTTGGGCATCTTCTTTATTGAAAAACTTAGTATTGAAATCTTCTACTTCATTCCACTCATAAACGCCTACGTCATCTAGCACTTCTTTTAGCTCATGCAACACATTTACATCTGTAGCTTCACTTAATGAAGTAGCTGTATAAAAAGGATCAAATGATGCTTTAATATCAGCAGAAGAATTGAAAAAATCTAATACAAATACATCTTCTGTTTTCTTACCTAACTTGGTTGCTGCTCTGTTTAAACGCGATAAGGCTTGCACGGCTAGTACGCCTTGCAACTTTTTATCTACGTACATGGCACACAGTTTAGGTTGGTCAAAACCTGTTAAATACTTATTAGCAACCACTAATATTCTGTACTCATCTTCATCAAACTTAATACGAGTATCTTTTTCGGCAAAGCCATTCATCTCTGCTTCTGTGTATTCTATACCATCCACTTCTTTACTACCAGAAAAGGCTATTGCAATTTTAAATGGATGTCCTTTGTCTTTTAAAATAGATTGTAATGCTTTGTAATATCGTATCGCAGATTCTATGCTTTGGGTAACCACCATCGCTTTAGCTTTACCTTTAAGCTTTTTCTGATTGACTATTTTAGGAATAAAATGGTCTAGAATTATTTCTGCTTTGGTATTGATCGTTTGTTGATGTTGCTCTACATAAGCACGTAATTTTTTTTGCGCTTTTGTAGAATCAAACAACGGATTCTCCTCAATAGACTTTTCTATTTCATAATAGCTTTTTAAAGTCGTGTAATTGGCTAATACGTCTAAAATAAAACCTTCTTCAATAGCCTGCTTCATAGAATATAAATGAAACGGTTTAAAACTACCATCGTCTTGTTGCACTCCAAACTTTTCTAGGGTAATAGGTTTAGGTGTTGCTGTAAAAGCTAGATAACTCGCATTACCACGCATTTTGCGCGACTGCATGGCTTGTACAATTTTATCTTGAGCATCTACAGCTTCGTCTTCATGATACTGCTGTCCCATGGCTCTATTCATGTTATCATGTGCTGAACCACTTTGACTACTGTGTGCTTCATCAATAATTACTGCAAATCTTTTGTCACTTAAATCTGCTATTCCATCTATGATAAATGGAAATTTTTGAATTGTAGTGATGATAATCTTTTTGCCTTGCTCTAGACTTGATCTTAACTCTGCAGAGGAATATGCTGGAGCAATGATATTTTTAACTTCAGAAAAATCTGCGATGTTATCTCTTATTTGCTTGTCTAATAGTCGTCTATCTGTAACTACAATAACCGAATCAAACAATGGTCGTTCTACATCTGTAATGCCTGGTACGTTACTATTTACTGGATAGGTTTCTATTAATTGATATGCTGCCCATGTAATGGAATTGGATTTTCCAGAACCAGCAGAATGTTGTACTAAATACGTTTGTCCTACACCTTTATTACTAGCATCTTCAATAATTTTACGTACCACATCCATCTGGTGGTAACGCGGGAAAAACAAAGTCTTACTTTGTAAAGGATCTTTCTTTTTACCATCTAATCGCACAAAATGCTGAATGATATTTGCGAGACTTTCTCTAGTAAACACTTCTTCCCATAGATATTGCGTGCGATGTCCTATGGCACCAGTAGGTAATTCTGGGTTGCCCTTACCATGTTTATTACCTTTATTAAATGGTAAGAAAAAAGTGTTTTTACCATTTAATTTAGTCGTCATATAGGCTTCGTCTGTGTCTACTGCAAAATGAACCACACAACGTGCAAATTGTAATAAGGGCTGTTTAGTATCGCGCTGGGTTTTATATTGATGTTGCCCATGCACTCTAGCGTTTTGACCTGTCCATGCATTTTTAAGCTCCATAGTTACCACAGGAAGACCATTTATAAACAAGACCATGTCTATTTCTTCACGTGGATTGTCTATACTGTAACGCAATTGTCTGGTCTCACTAAAACGATTTTTAGCAAAATTATCTTTTACTTGCTGGCTGCTACTCGCTAGCGGCAATTGATAAAACAGCGTAAAATGAGCATCATCTACTTGTAAACCCTTTTTAAGCAGATACAGAATACCATACTTTTTCACCAAACGATCATAACGGTTTAGAATTTTTAATTTCCAATCGCCTTGCTTTTGTAGCTTTTCTAGTTCTTCCTTTTGAGTACTTTCTAAAAAATCCCAAAAGAACTGCTCATCTATGGCAAACTGTGCATTAAAATTACTGGCTTGTCCTATGTAATAGCCTTTACCAGTTCTATAGATTTCACCGCTTTCGCGAAAACCGTCTACTGATTCACCACTTGCTTTGATCTCTTCTAGGTTAGTTCCAGTGAGGTGTTTTTCTATGGCTGCTTCTAGAGCTTGTTCGTTGGTTTGGCTATGCATTTTGTAATTGTTTTAGTAATGTTTCAAAATCAGCATCTTTAATTTCATTTTTTTGAATATCAACTATTCGCAATTCATTATCGTGCCACTGTGTATTGTAATGTTGAAAATATAATTTTCTATTAAAAATTGAGTTCAATTCTTTTTCTCCGTAATAAACTCCTATATTTTTTCCTTTACTCCAATCCCAATTATAATTGAGTTTTAAACTCAATAAATAATAAATATAGAGTTGTTCTTTAGGCATTTCTTCCTCTTTTAATTCCGTTAAATTTTTATAATTAGATAAAAATGCTTGCTGTTTATTAGCTATAAAACTTGCATACGCACCATTATAAGCATAAAATTCTTTAAGCATATTTAATATATGCTCTCTTTTGAACCAGTCATCATATATTTTTATTCTATTACCTAGTTGAATAAATGAGTTATAAGGTATTAACTCTGATTTAATAGAATTCTCGTTTTCTAAAAATCCAGCATATTTTGACCATAACTTTTCAAAAACTGAAATATTAAATTTGTGCGCATTTATTTCTCTTGTTATATAAATTAAATGCGCTATTTTACCTCGTAATAAATGATGGTCTTCAGCTATGCCAAAAGCTGTTCTTATTTGCTCCTTCTCGTCCTTATCTTTTGAAGTTTGAACAACAGATAACTTTAATACTTCTTCTGCATTAAAAATAGACTTGTATTCATTTTCAAAACTCAAGATATCATCAAACTTAAAATCTACACTTAATTCATTTAAAAACTTAATACTATATATGGATTGTGTTGCAGCTGTTTTACCAATAGTTTCGTCTAAACGAAGATTATATAGCAATCTGTTTAACCTTATTAAATCTATAACATCAAAAGATTGCTTATCATATATACAATGTTTTTTAATGAAATATAAAAAAGGTAACAATCTAAAATGGTCTATTTGAGAAAGATTACCTGACAACCATTTTTTGTTAATTAAGTTTATATAAATTGTTTTAAACTGTGTTTCTTTAAAATACTCATCAAAATAAAAAACAACGGTTTTAAAATACTTTTCAATATCAAAAATTTCAACGTTAGTTTGCTTGATGTTTATAGATTGTTTTCCTCGAATAATATCTGCAAAATTTTCAATTTCATCCGTAGTTAATTCGTTATTATTTTGATATCTATTTTCAATAGATTTTAATAACTGACACCAACTTAAAAATGTATTAAATCCTTTATCGGCATTTTCATTATCATCTTTATTTACCCAAAAATAATCTTGCCAATCTTCCCAGAGTTTACCGTATTTATTTTTTTCTTCTGTTGTATCTAACTTACTTAATAAGTCTGCTTTTATATTTTCATTGGCTTGCATTTGCTCTCCACGAGCATTCATATAAATATAAAGTTCCTCACCTTGCTCGCTTATATTGGTATCAAAATACCAGAACTCTACATATTCTTCTATGTACTTATAAAAAGCTTCTAAATTGTTTGGTAAGTTATTTTCATAATATTCCTGAATACTTTGAAAGTTCTCTATTAAACTTTTTATGGTAGTATCAGAATCATATTTGTTACTGTAATACCAGTTTTGGTTGGTGAAATCTGTATTACTGCTTAATGCTAATGCAGTAAATTGTTGCAAAAAATGATGTGCCGATTCTCTTACCTTGTAATCTAGTTTTAAAAATCCATCCGTTAAATATGTTTTCTTGAATTTTTCATTTAGGCTTTCATTTTTTGACGCCAATACTAACAACATTAAAAAAATAGTGGTAATGCGCTGTTGCCCATCAATTAAAAAGTAGTTCCCTGAATATTGGTCGTCATTATAAGCATAAATAAAACCAATATTAGAACCATTGTTTCTCTTTTTATAAAAGCTTTCAAATGCGGTTTCTAAGTCATTATCTATAGTTTCAATTCTAGGAACTTGAACGGTTAAGAACGATTCAAAATCTTTTTTTATTGAATTTAGCAAACCTATAACCTGTTCTTCTGCCCAAACATAATCGCGTTGTATTTCTGGAATTATAATTTGTTGAACATACCTATTCACAAACAGTTCTTTTACGCTGTATTTTCCTGCTTTCATTTTTCTACAGTTTTAGCGTTAAAATTATTTACGGATTCTTTTAGACCTAAGGTAGTTTTTATATGAATTTTATGAGCTTCAATATCGTCAATAGACCAAAGACTCATTCGACTTGTATCTGCATTTTTAAACATTTTACTAAACACATCAAAAGTGTGTTTAGGTACAAAACTACCTATTTGAATACGCTTTAGGATATTATCTCTTTTTTCATCAAAAAATTTGTTACCATTAGACGCATTGTCCTTTCCTGATAACAAGCACATATTGCCAATACCATTTAAAGCAGGATGCTCTTTTAGTGCTCTATAATATACTTGCTTTTGGGTATCTTCTCTTGTTTCTAGTTCTAAGACATCTTTAACCTCTTGTGTAATGGTTTCACCTAAAATGTTATATATGGCATCTTTGTGTTTTTGCTTTAAAACATTTTTTTTGCCTTCTGGTGTTTGCGGAAAAATATGTTCCAGAGACCATTTTTGTTTGTCAAACTCATAGAAATTGAATCGTATATTTTCTTGACCTTCTATAAATACATTTAATGCTAGTAATATGTGGTGTAAACTATCTGGTGTTTCTTCGTATGACAAATCGCTTACATCTAGGTCTTTTAAAAATTCTTCTTTGTCTGTTTCTAATTTATGTATTAAATCTGTTTTAGTATCTATTTTTAATAAATCGTTTAAAAAAGTCAAGTTATTTTTGTTACTGTTTTTTGCAAATCTGCAATACCCAATTAGGTTGTAAATTTGAGTATGGTAAAACCAATCGTCTAGCTTGTTTTTAACCGCTTTAAGTTTATCAAAGGTTTGTACATAATTGTTATGCTCCAAGAAAAAATTAAACAACGGGAAATCTTTGGCACTTGCACTTTTGTTTATAGATAATGTTTCGTTTTCTAAAGCATAGGCAACCAGCTTTAACAACTCTTGCATTGCATTATTTTTGTTATTGAAATAAAAACCTTTAATATCCTCTTTGTTTGCCCAGGTTGCCAACTCGTCCCAATGTTTACCCACATTGGCTCTAATTTCCATTACTTGTTTAAAACTATATTTATGTTTTCTACCAATTTTTGTGATTAATAAACCTTTAATTAACTCTGCTTCAGTCAGCGGAACTTTATTACTATTTAAGTTTTTAAAAACGGTTTCACTTTCTATATGAGATTCTATTGAGTTTACAATCAGTTTTACATTGTTGATTAAGTAATTATAAAACAAACCCAAGTCTTTTTTTCCTTTAAAAAACGTAGCCGATTTTTGAAGGGCAGAAAATATATAAAAGACATCTTGCTTATTTAAGCTTTCGTCTGCACTAAAATCTTTCCAAGTGGTGACTAAAACTGCGTTTAACGCTTCTGTTGGATACACATGATTGGTAAAAATATTATCTCTTATGGCATAATCTAATTTGTTAAAAGAGATATTTTCCAACTCTAATTGTGCAGATAAAACGGCTAAAATGATAGACAAGGTGGTTAGACGCTGTTGACCGTCTATAACCTCTAAACAACTTGTATTTTTTAGTGCTATTTTTTTAACGGTAATGTATTGTAAATAATACTCTTTACTTTCTTGATTTTCGTAGCTTATAAAAGCATTCCATAAATCATTTAATAAAATACTTACTGCACCATTTTTAGTCGATGC is drawn from Nonlabens dokdonensis DSW-6 and contains these coding sequences:
- a CDS encoding type I restriction endonuclease subunit R — protein: MHSQTNEQALEAAIEKHLTGTNLEEIKASGESVDGFRESGEIYRTGKGYYIGQASNFNAQFAIDEQFFWDFLESTQKEELEKLQKQGDWKLKILNRYDRLVKKYGILYLLKKGLQVDDAHFTLFYQLPLASSSQQVKDNFAKNRFSETRQLRYSIDNPREEIDMVLFINGLPVVTMELKNAWTGQNARVHGQHQYKTQRDTKQPLLQFARCVVHFAVDTDEAYMTTKLNGKNTFFLPFNKGNKHGKGNPELPTGAIGHRTQYLWEEVFTRESLANIIQHFVRLDGKKKDPLQSKTLFFPRYHQMDVVRKIIEDASNKGVGQTYLVQHSAGSGKSNSITWAAYQLIETYPVNSNVPGITDVERPLFDSVIVVTDRRLLDKQIRDNIADFSEVKNIIAPAYSSAELRSSLEQGKKIIITTIQKFPFIIDGIADLSDKRFAVIIDEAHSSQSGSAHDNMNRAMGQQYHEDEAVDAQDKIVQAMQSRKMRGNASYLAFTATPKPITLEKFGVQQDDGSFKPFHLYSMKQAIEEGFILDVLANYTTLKSYYEIEKSIEENPLFDSTKAQKKLRAYVEQHQQTINTKAEIILDHFIPKIVNQKKLKGKAKAMVVTQSIESAIRYYKALQSILKDKGHPFKIAIAFSGSKEVDGIEYTEAEMNGFAEKDTRIKFDEDEYRILVVANKYLTGFDQPKLCAMYVDKKLQGVLAVQALSRLNRAATKLGKKTEDVFVLDFFNSSADIKASFDPFYTATSLSEATDVNVLHELKEVLDDVGVYEWNEVEDFNTKFFNKEDAQVLSPIIERAAERFIHELELEDDDKADFKIKAKQFVKIYGQMASIMPFEIVVWEKLYWFLKFLIPKLPVKPGDVDGLDELLESVDLSTYGLERVRLNEKIGLEDSDSTLDPQNPNPRGAHGSDEDKDPLDLIIQSFNERWFQSWEVTPEDQRVKFISLTKSIKAHPDFESKYLNNSDEQNKSIAFEKIMNDVMSKQRKQELDLYRLYAKDDAFKIALFDTMRRMASVGQ
- a CDS encoding DUF262 domain-containing protein encodes the protein MKAGKYSVKELFVNRYVQQIIIPEIQRDYVWAEEQVIGLLNSIKKDFESFLTVQVPRIETIDNDLETAFESFYKKRNNGSNIGFIYAYNDDQYSGNYFLIDGQQRITTIFLMLLVLASKNESLNEKFKKTYLTDGFLKLDYKVRESAHHFLQQFTALALSSNTDFTNQNWYYSNKYDSDTTIKSLIENFQSIQEYYENNLPNNLEAFYKYIEEYVEFWYFDTNISEQGEELYIYMNARGEQMQANENIKADLLSKLDTTEEKNKYGKLWEDWQDYFWVNKDDNENADKGFNTFLSWCQLLKSIENRYQNNNELTTDEIENFADIIRGKQSINIKQTNVEIFDIEKYFKTVVFYFDEYFKETQFKTIYINLINKKWLSGNLSQIDHFRLLPFLYFIKKHCIYDKQSFDVIDLIRLNRLLYNLRLDETIGKTAATQSIYSIKFLNELSVDFKFDDILSFENEYKSIFNAEEVLKLSVVQTSKDKDEKEQIRTAFGIAEDHHLLRGKIAHLIYITREINAHKFNISVFEKLWSKYAGFLENENSIKSELIPYNSFIQLGNRIKIYDDWFKREHILNMLKEFYAYNGAYASFIANKQQAFLSNYKNLTELKEEEMPKEQLYIYYLLSLKLNYNWDWSKGKNIGVYYGEKELNSIFNRKLYFQHYNTQWHDNELRIVDIQKNEIKDADFETLLKQLQNA
- a CDS encoding DUF262 domain-containing protein; the protein is MKELIFSIEHIFNSHNQNGCLTQYDCSYYHIAAYQRGYKWASTKNGAVSILLNDLWNAFISYENQESKEYYLQYITVKKIALKNTSCLEVIDGQQRLTTLSIILAVLSAQLELENISFNKLDYAIRDNIFTNHVYPTEALNAVLVTTWKDFSADESLNKQDVFYIFSALQKSATFFKGKKDLGLFYNYLINNVKLIVNSIESHIESETVFKNLNSNKVPLTEAELIKGLLITKIGRKHKYSFKQVMEIRANVGKHWDELATWANKEDIKGFYFNNKNNAMQELLKLVAYALENETLSINKSASAKDFPLFNFFLEHNNYVQTFDKLKAVKNKLDDWFYHTQIYNLIGYCRFAKNSNKNNLTFLNDLLKIDTKTDLIHKLETDKEEFLKDLDVSDLSYEETPDSLHHILLALNVFIEGQENIRFNFYEFDKQKWSLEHIFPQTPEGKKNVLKQKHKDAIYNILGETITQEVKDVLELETREDTQKQVYYRALKEHPALNGIGNMCLLSGKDNASNGNKFFDEKRDNILKRIQIGSFVPKHTFDVFSKMFKNADTSRMSLWSIDDIEAHKIHIKTTLGLKESVNNFNAKTVEK